The genomic DNA CCTGCTACATATTGCCATTGCACCCGTTGAATGTGAGGCCGCAACTGGTCACAGTGGGCAAAAGTGACTTCAAACATTTTGGCCATGTGTAGGTCGTAGCGGCTAAGACCAGCGTTAGAACGCTCCGAAACATCGCGATCGGGCACGATCAGGGTCAATTGTTCCTGACCACTTTTTTGCATCGGTTCAATTTCGATCGCCGTGATATTCGTACTGGGACGAGCCAAGACGGGCTGAATGACTCCGAGAGTACTAAGAGTGACGCAGATAGAAGCACTGATTGTGAGAGACGGTTTGAACATAGGAAGCCTGACACACCAAAGCAATAAACAAAGCAACTAAAGCCTGATTGATAAATAGCTACAGTCGCGATCGCCGTAATTTCCGATCTTGGCGTGACCGATGTTGCAAAAATTGCAACGGCTCAGATCGGTGGCTGAAACGATGTCATGGTAGGAGGCAATCGTTGCGATCTAGCGATTCTTTCTACTCCTAAGAGTTTAAGTATGAAATTTGCCTATATTTTGCCTGCTGCTACGTTGCTGCTCGTTGGCACGCTAGGAGCGATCGCCCACTTTACTGTTGCTCAATCTGTAAGTCAGGTACCTATGCGCTCTACGATTGTGAATCCCAATCCCGGTGATGACGTTGTTAATTCCACTTCTACCCTGCCGCCGGGTGGTTTATTTGGGCAAAAGGATGGGCAGCAGCAAGCTTTTGTGCTGAAGCATACTGAGGTGAAGGCTAAGGTATCAGGTAACATTTCGCGGGTGGAAGTCACCCAAACCTTTGAAAATCCCTTTAAAGATCCCCTAGAAGCTATCTATGTCTTTCCCCTGCCCGATGAAGCAGCGGTGGATGATATGGAAATTAAAATTGGCGATCGCGTGATCAAGGGAGACATCAAGAAGCGGGAAGAAGCACAGAAAATCTATGAGCAGGCGAGGCAGCAAGGCCGTACCGCAGGACTACTAGAGCAAGAGCGAGACAACATTTTTACCCAGTCTTTAGCCAATATTCGACCGGGTGAACAGATTGAGGTAACGATTCGCTACAGCGATAGCCTCAAGTTTGAGGGCGGCGATTACGAATTCGTCTTTCCGATGGTGGTAGGGCCGCGCTACATTCCTGGCAACGCGATCGGCAATAGCGGCGATACCGATGTGGTACCCGATGCTTCCCGCATTACGCCTCCAGTGCTCAAACCTGGTACCCGCTCTGGTCATGATATTGGGGTCACGGTTGAGATTGATGCAGGCGTACCTGTGCAAGAAGTGCGATCGCCTTCCCACAAGCTGAGAGTTGAGCCAAAGGGCAACACCACCCAGGTGCAACTGGTGACAGGAGATACGATTCCCAATAAAGATTTAATTCTGCGCTATCGGGTGGCGGGCCAAGACACGCAAGCCACCGTACTGACTCAAGCCAACGATAAAGGCGGGCACTTTGCGGCGTACCTGATTCCGGCTGTGCAGTACCGCAGTAATGAGATTGTGCCGAAGGATGTGGTGTTTTTGATGGATGCCTCTGGCTCTCAGCAAGGCGATCCCTTAGCGAAGTCCCAAGAACTGATGCGGCGCTTTATCAATGGGCTGAATCCGAACGACACTTTCTCGATTATTGATTTTGCCAATACTGCGACTCAACTTTCTCCCGCCCCACTGCCCAACACTCCTGCCAATCGGGCCAAGGCGATCGCCTATATCAACCAGTTAGATGCCAATGGCGGCACCGAACTGATGAATGGCATCCAAGCCGTAATGAACTTTCCGGCGGCGGAATCGGGTCGTTTACGGAGTGTGGTACTGCTGACCGACGGTTATATTGGCAACGAAAATCAGGTGATTGCGGAAGTGCAACGACAACTGAAACCGGGAAATCGCCTTTATAGTTTTGGAGTCGGTAGCTCGGTCAATCGCTTTTTAGTCGATCGCCTGGCAGAAGTAGGACGTGGCACGTCCCAAGTCATTCGCCAAGATGAGCCAACTCAGCAAGTGGCAGAGAAGTTTTTCCGACAAATTAACAATCCAGTCCTGACCAATGTTCAAGTAACTTGGCAAGGCTCCGGTGCCGCTCCAGAGATGTATCCTTTAGCAGCTCCTGACTTATTTGCCAGTCAACCTTTGGTTCTGTTTGGGCGTAAAAGCGATCGCACCAGTGGCAGCTTGAAAATTACCGGAACAGCAGCGGGGGGTGAGCGCTATGAAAAAACGCTCAGAGTCAACTTTGACTCAGGAAAAAGTAATCCAGCGATCGCTCAACTTTGGGGCCGCGCCCGGATCAAAGACTTGATGAATCAGATGTTTGGTGGCGAAACTACATCCGGCGTAGCGGCAGTCACAGATACGGCCTTGGCTTATCGCCTGCTCTCGCAATACACGGCTTTTGTAGCAGTCAGTGATGAGGTGCGGGTTAATCCGGATGGTACTAGCCAACGGGTGCAAGTGCCAGTAGAAATGCCAGAGGGAGTCAGCTATGAAGGTGTCTTTGGTAATGCTCAAGATGCTGCGGTGGGGGCAGGTGCTGCTTACTCAATGGCTCCCATGCCTGTGATGGCTCCATCACCACCTGGTCGTTTGGCGGGACGGCGAGTGGGAAGTGGCAACCAATCATCAACAGTAGCGAGTCCTCCAGTAGCTAAGACGCGTGTCACTTCTGAGGCGACAGACATGACACAGATGCCAGAGGCGATCGCTCCCTCATCTACCAACCCCCGCTTGCAAGTCGTGAGCATTACAGGTTTAGATCCGGCGAAAATGCCTGTTCTGACTCAATATCTACAGCGTTTGAATCTGCCAACTGGATTCAGTGGTGATGTAGTGTTGGAGTTCTCGGTGCAGAGCGGGCGGGTCGGTCGCATTTTATTGGATGACCAGGCTTCTACCTTGAAGGAAGCGGCTGTGGTTGATGTGATCAAGCGATCGCTTTTAACTTGGCAACCAGCGTCAGGGGTGACGGGTACGGTGAAGGTGGTGTTACGTCTGCGGTAGTTTTACTCTTTGCAGAATCAAGAAATTGGGGGCACTCGCCCCCAAACCCCCGCTGAAGGACGGCTGCGTCCTCCAGACCTCCTCCAGAAGGAAAGGCAAGAATCTAGTTCCCCCAAGTTTGGGGGCTAGGGGGCCTCTAGTGCTGCCTATGTGTTGGAAGACTGTCGTAAGCAAACAGTGGTGAGTCGAGGCAACCTGCCGAAAGGCGATCGCGTGCAGCTCAAACAACTGTTACGGAAGCAGTATGGTCAGTTTCAGTGGAAAAGCTCCAATCAAGGGATGGATGTGTTTAGCGATCGCTACGTCTTTAATGGCCGAGGTTCGCAAAAGCCCACTTTGGCAGAGCAAGCAGCTTTGAATCAGGATTTGGCGCAATTAGCAGGCAAGTTGGCTCAGCGATCGCAAAGCCTACCTTTGGTTCTGCCACGGACAACCCAGAACTGATGAAGCAGCATCCGCTAAGTTGCCTAATTACACCTGTGGGGAATCCTAAGACTAAGGACTTTCTGGTGAGACTAGGGTGCATATGGCAAATCCGGAACACCTTGCTTTGCTGGAGCGAGGAGTAACTGGCTGGAATCAGTGGTGGACGACCCAGGCTATAAGTAGTCCACCAGTGGGTGTCTCTGTAGACACCATGAATCTGAGAGATGCCAATCTGAGTAAGGCAAATCTGAGGGGAATCAACTTAGAGGCGGCTGACCTCTGTTTAGCCAACTTTGAGACGGCAGATCTCTATCGGGCTCAGTTGATGCGAGCTAGCCTCTACACAGCTAATTTGTACCAAGCCAAACTGAGAGAAGCCAACTTGAGCAAGGCTGACTTACGGGAAGTGAACTTGCGCTATGCCGACCTCTGCATGGCAAATTTGACTGAAGCTAATCTCAGTCAAGCAGACTTGGAAGGCGCGACGCTTTACACGGCGACTTTATGTAAAGCAAACCTGCGAGAAGCCAATCTCTATAAGGCAGATTTGCGGGAAGTGGATCTGAGTGTAGCGAAGCTGCGGGAGGCCAATCTCAGCCGCGCTAATTTAAGTATGGCTAACCTCTGCATGGCCGACTTTATTGGCGCGACCCTGCACGAAGCTAATCTGACCATGGCGAATCTCAGCATGGCGAACTTTTGTATGGCCAACTTGATGGGCACTACGCTTTACAAAGCGATGCTGATCGGGGCGAATTGTATTGGCACTAACCTTTACAAAGCCAACCTGAGCCGAGCCAATTTCAGCAAGGCTGATTTGCGGGAAGCAACCTTAAGCCAAGCCAATCTGAGCCAAGCTGACCTAAGCAACGCTAACTTGTGTATGACCAATTTGCGCGGAGCCAACCTCAAAGGCGCTTGTCTAGCAGGTGCGAATCTCAACTGTGCCAC from Trichocoleus desertorum ATA4-8-CV12 includes the following:
- a CDS encoding after-VIT domain-containing protein; amino-acid sequence: MKFAYILPAATLLLVGTLGAIAHFTVAQSVSQVPMRSTIVNPNPGDDVVNSTSTLPPGGLFGQKDGQQQAFVLKHTEVKAKVSGNISRVEVTQTFENPFKDPLEAIYVFPLPDEAAVDDMEIKIGDRVIKGDIKKREEAQKIYEQARQQGRTAGLLEQERDNIFTQSLANIRPGEQIEVTIRYSDSLKFEGGDYEFVFPMVVGPRYIPGNAIGNSGDTDVVPDASRITPPVLKPGTRSGHDIGVTVEIDAGVPVQEVRSPSHKLRVEPKGNTTQVQLVTGDTIPNKDLILRYRVAGQDTQATVLTQANDKGGHFAAYLIPAVQYRSNEIVPKDVVFLMDASGSQQGDPLAKSQELMRRFINGLNPNDTFSIIDFANTATQLSPAPLPNTPANRAKAIAYINQLDANGGTELMNGIQAVMNFPAAESGRLRSVVLLTDGYIGNENQVIAEVQRQLKPGNRLYSFGVGSSVNRFLVDRLAEVGRGTSQVIRQDEPTQQVAEKFFRQINNPVLTNVQVTWQGSGAAPEMYPLAAPDLFASQPLVLFGRKSDRTSGSLKITGTAAGGERYEKTLRVNFDSGKSNPAIAQLWGRARIKDLMNQMFGGETTSGVAAVTDTALAYRLLSQYTAFVAVSDEVRVNPDGTSQRVQVPVEMPEGVSYEGVFGNAQDAAVGAGAAYSMAPMPVMAPSPPGRLAGRRVGSGNQSSTVASPPVAKTRVTSEATDMTQMPEAIAPSSTNPRLQVVSITGLDPAKMPVLTQYLQRLNLPTGFSGDVVLEFSVQSGRVGRILLDDQASTLKEAAVVDVIKRSLLTWQPASGVTGTVKVVLRLR
- a CDS encoding pentapeptide repeat-containing protein yields the protein MANPEHLALLERGVTGWNQWWTTQAISSPPVGVSVDTMNLRDANLSKANLRGINLEAADLCLANFETADLYRAQLMRASLYTANLYQAKLREANLSKADLREVNLRYADLCMANLTEANLSQADLEGATLYTATLCKANLREANLYKADLREVDLSVAKLREANLSRANLSMANLCMADFIGATLHEANLTMANLSMANFCMANLMGTTLYKAMLIGANCIGTNLYKANLSRANFSKADLREATLSQANLSQADLSNANLCMTNLRGANLKGACLAGANLNCATLEGANLSGANLNKATLEGACLRGAIMPDGFSLSSI